In the Malus domestica chromosome 16, GDT2T_hap1 genome, one interval contains:
- the LOC103425638 gene encoding major allergen Mal d 1 yields the protein MGVYTFENEYTSEIPPPRLFKAFVLDADNLIPKIAPQAIKHAEILEGDGGPGTIKKITFGEGSQYGYVKHKIDSVDEANYSYAYTLIEGDALTDTIEKVSYETKLVASGSGSIIKSISHYHTKGDVEIKEEHVKAGKEKAHGLFKLIESYLKGHPDAYN from the exons ATGGGTGTCTACACATTTGAGAACGAGTACACCTCTGagattccaccaccaagattgtTCAAGGCCTTTGTCCTCGATGCTGATAACCTCATCCCCAAGATTGCACCCCAGGCAATCAAGCATGCTGAGATCCTTGAAGGAGACGGTGGCCCTGGAACCATCAAGAAGATCACTTTTGGTGAAG gCAGCCAATACGGCTACGTGAAGCACAAGATCGACTCGGTTGACGAGGCAAACTACTCATACGCCTACACTTTGATTGAAGGAGATGCTTTGACAGACACCATTGAGAAGGTCTCTTACGAGACCAAGTTGGTGGCATCTGGAAGTGGTTCCATCATCAAGAGTATCAGCCACTACCACACCAAGGGTGATGTTGAGATCAAGGAAGAGCACGTCAAGGCTGGCAAAGAGAAGGCTCATGGTTTGTTCAAGCTTATTGAGAGCTACCTCAAGGGCCACCCCGACGCATACAACTAA
- the LOC103403674 gene encoding major strawberry allergen Fra a 1.06 produces the protein MGVFTRTDEYTSPIPPDRLFKALVLDAHILIPELMPEAVKSIDTLEGDGRAGSIKKINFAEGIQLKSVINRVDEVDEENFVYAYTLVEGEPLVVEKLEYITYKAKFEAASDGGSKNRLVSNYYTKGDIVLKEEEIKAGREKALGMYRVVETYLLQNPDAYA, from the exons ATGGGTGTCTTCACTCGTACAGATGAGTATACTTCCCCAATCCCTCCGGACAGGTTGTTCAAGGCCTTGGTCCTTGATGCTCACATCCTGATCCCAGAGCTCATGCCAGAGGCTGTTAAGAGCATTGACACCCTCGAAGGTGACGGAAGAGCAGGAAGCATCAAGAAGATCAACTTCGCTGAAGGCAT CCAGCTCAAATCTGTGATAAACCGGGTTGACGAAGTCGACGAAGAGAACTTTGTATATGCTTACACTTTGGTTGAAGGAGAACCATTAGTAGTGGAGAAACTTGAATACATCACTTATAAGGCTAAGTTTGAAGCTGCATCAGATGGGGGTAGTAAGAACCGGTTGGTCAGCAATTACTACACCAAGGGTGACATTGTGCTGAAAGAGGAAGAAATAAAAGCTGGCAGGGAAAAGGCCTTGGGGATGTACAGAGTTGTGGAAACCTATCTCCTCCAAAATCCTGATGCCTATGCTTAA